One Labeo rohita strain BAU-BD-2019 chromosome 12, IGBB_LRoh.1.0, whole genome shotgun sequence genomic region harbors:
- the slc35g1 gene encoding solute carrier family 35 member G1 yields MGDIRQRNGSVSNNDTDISVVPYRADDIRVLCHKVDDGDVGEEIELQSRTEVPVDTDADAQDCQRVSGAAFYRVCDENRNDPDGDENDDGEEDTGANTVQKENKPACPGLGLLYALLASVFFSTAALLVKKIEGMHAIEISAIRCFFQMLFVMPAMIYYNTGFLGPRGMRVYLFFRGFLGSNAMILLYYAVLQMPLADATVIMFSNPVFTALLAWIFLKERCTIWDVIFTVFTLTGVILIARPPFLFGGELSGIEGDYTNHIKGTVAAFAGAIGAACTMVILRKIGKSVHYYLSVWYYAVLGLIECVIVLFILDEWKIPSCGWDRWTLMAIGLLGIAGQTFLTKALQIEKAGPVALMRTMDVVLAFILQFLFLNRKPTWWSLGGALCVISSTSGVAIKKWYSSTKNKS; encoded by the exons ATGGGTGATATTAGACAGCGCAATGGCTCTGTTAGTAATAATGACACAGATATATCTGTTGTCCCTTATAGAGCGGACGACATCCGTGTGCTTTGTCATAAAGTTGACGATGGGGACGTTGGGGAGGAAATTGAGTTGCAAAGTCGAACAGAAGTGCCAGTGGATACGGATGCTGACGCGCAGGACTGCCAGCGGGTCAGCGGCGCTGCGTTTTACCGGGTTTGTGACGAAAACAGAAACGACCCTGACGGCGACGAGAATGACGATGGTGAGGAGGACACGGGGGCAAACacagttcaaaaag AAAACAAACCAGCATGTCCGGGGCTGGGCCTCCTTTATGCCTTGTTAGCATCTGTCTTCTTCTCCACTGCGGCTCTTCTTGTAAAGAAGATCGAGGGGATGCACGCCATTGAAATCAGTGCAATACGTTGCTTCTTCCAGATGCTGTTTGTCATGCCAGCCATGATATATTACAA cactgGCTTTTTGGGACCAAGAGGTATGCGAGTCTACCTGTTCTTCAGAGGGTTCCTTGGGTCCAATGCCATGATCTTGTTGTATTATGCAGTTCTGCAGATGCCCCTAGCCGACGCCACAGTTATAATGTTCAGCAATCCAGTCTTCACAGCCTTGCTGGCTTGGATTTTTCTCAAGGAGAGGTGCACAATATGGGATgtcatttttactgtgtttacaCTTACCGGTGTCATACTGATAGCCAGACCTCCCTTCCTCTTTGGTGGCGAGCTGTCTGGGATCGAAGGAGACTACACCAATCACATCAAAGGCACGGTGGCTGCCTTCGCGGGGGCGATCGGAGCGGCTTGCACTATggtcattctgagaaaaataggGAAAAGTGTTCATTACTACCTCTCCGTGTGGTACTATGCAGTCCTGGGACTTATCGAGTGTGTCATTGTTTTGTTCATCTTGGACGAATGGAAAATTCCTTCCTGCGGCTGGGACAGGTGGACGCTCATGGCCATCGGGCTGCTCGGTATAGCCGGCCAGACGTTCCTAACCAAAGCCCTGCAGATTGAGAAAGCAGGACCTGTTGCACTGATGAGGACGATGGATGTGGTCCTGGCGTTCATCCTGCAGTTCCTATTCCTCAACCGCAAACCGACATGGTGGAGTTTGGGAGGAGCGCTGTGTGTGATAAGCAGCACTAGTGGGGTGGCCATAAAGAAGTGGTATAGtagcacaaaaaataaaagctga